In a single window of the Xylanimonas protaetiae genome:
- a CDS encoding sensor histidine kinase — protein sequence MTPPDGVARRRSVLGHHTLLGASLRGRVARLLTLSAVLLAVVYAVAVLVLVRADAFLDGVRPDPGSSAETSHYDDAVGGLRLLIVVLAVLAGVAVLLGTFVWKALERDVLAPLAALAATARAAAEGDLRRPVPRVGMGEIAALAADVEHMRAELATQLEELRALHEETAEAHEQLTAQAAELERSNRDLEQFAYVASHDLQEPLRKVASFTQLLGKRYRGRLDENADQYIDFAVDGAKRMQQLIQDLLLFSRVGRAEVRDVAVDLEQVLTEVLGELAERVDAADATVTHDPLPTVQGDPTLLRLVLANVVGNALKFRRADVPARVHVGTRDTGDAWHLSVTDNGIGIDPRYADRVFVIFQRLHPKEVYPGTGIGLALVQRIVEYHGGRAWVAPAADGGTTVAWTLPHRRVRRRAGDSRAAGSIG from the coding sequence ATGACGCCGCCCGACGGCGTCGCCCGCCGCCGGTCCGTGCTCGGCCACCACACGCTGCTCGGCGCCTCGCTGCGCGGCCGCGTCGCCCGCCTGCTCACGCTCAGCGCCGTCCTGCTGGCCGTCGTCTACGCCGTCGCCGTGCTCGTCCTGGTCCGCGCCGACGCCTTCCTCGACGGCGTCCGGCCGGACCCGGGCTCCTCCGCCGAGACCTCCCACTACGACGACGCCGTCGGCGGTCTGCGGCTCCTGATCGTCGTCCTGGCCGTGCTCGCCGGCGTGGCCGTGCTGCTCGGGACGTTCGTGTGGAAGGCCCTCGAGCGCGACGTGCTCGCCCCCTTGGCCGCCCTGGCCGCCACCGCGCGCGCGGCCGCCGAGGGCGACCTGCGCCGGCCCGTGCCGCGCGTCGGCATGGGCGAGATCGCGGCGCTCGCGGCCGACGTCGAGCACATGCGCGCGGAGCTGGCCACGCAGCTGGAAGAGCTCCGCGCGCTGCACGAGGAGACGGCCGAGGCGCACGAGCAGCTCACCGCCCAGGCGGCCGAGCTGGAGCGGTCCAACCGCGACCTGGAGCAGTTCGCCTACGTGGCCTCGCACGACCTCCAGGAGCCGCTGCGCAAGGTCGCGAGCTTCACGCAGCTGCTCGGCAAGCGGTACCGCGGCCGGCTCGACGAGAACGCCGACCAGTACATCGACTTCGCCGTCGACGGCGCCAAGCGCATGCAGCAGCTCATCCAGGACCTCCTGCTCTTCTCGCGCGTGGGGCGCGCCGAGGTCCGCGACGTCGCGGTGGACCTCGAGCAGGTGCTGACCGAGGTGCTCGGCGAGCTCGCGGAGCGCGTCGACGCCGCGGACGCGACCGTCACGCACGACCCGCTGCCCACCGTGCAGGGCGACCCCACGCTGCTGCGCCTGGTCCTGGCCAACGTCGTGGGCAACGCGCTGAAGTTCCGGCGGGCGGACGTCCCGGCGCGTGTGCACGTGGGGACCCGCGACACGGGCGACGCCTGGCACCTGAGCGTCACGGACAACGGCATCGGCATCGACCCGCGGTACGCCGACCGCGTCTTCGTGATCTTCCAGCGGCTGCACCCCAAGGAGGTCTATCCGGGCACGGGCATCGGGCTGGCCCTGGTGCAGCGCATCGTCGAGTACCACGGCGGCCGCGCCTGGGTGGCGCCCGCCGCCGACGGCGGGACGACCGTGGCGTGGACGCTCCCGCACCGGCGCGTGAGACGCCGCGCAGGCGACTCCCGGGCGGCGGGGTCGATCGGTTAG
- a CDS encoding PP2C family protein-serine/threonine phosphatase, with amino-acid sequence MVSGVAGQGVPVVLLVEDDDGDALLVTELLVDAAIDVDLRRARSVEEAEAELARDDVECLLIDLGLPDAVGLTAVERLRALAAARADPPALVVLTGNADVDQGVRAVAAGADDYLVKGETDPALLGRSLRYALQRRHVVTQRRALFRSEVRAAETARLERALLPTPLVADEHVSVMVGYLPGRDGLLGGDFFDTVERADGTVLSVIGDVSGHGPDEAALGATLRTAWRTLVLTDTPAARILPLLERVLLTERAGPDVFVTLCMLVIEPGRTAVDVYLAGHLAPLLITGPAGGARCAPVVPSARGRALGIPVEGGWQPQRLELEGPFSVVLYTDGLVEAEVTPDAAPVLPRRGVPRLGVEGLLRVFEAELANEVTGVVERVLRRVRELHGGPLVDDAAVLSVGWTADDAVAGERSSTLADSVEWAR; translated from the coding sequence ATGGTCAGCGGCGTGGCGGGTCAGGGGGTTCCCGTGGTGCTGCTCGTGGAGGACGACGACGGCGACGCGCTCCTGGTCACGGAGCTCCTCGTCGACGCGGCGATCGACGTCGACCTGCGCCGGGCGCGTTCCGTCGAGGAGGCCGAGGCGGAGCTGGCCCGCGACGACGTCGAGTGCCTGCTGATCGACCTCGGCCTGCCGGACGCCGTCGGCCTCACCGCCGTGGAACGGCTGCGCGCCCTGGCCGCGGCGCGCGCCGACCCGCCTGCGCTCGTCGTCCTGACGGGCAACGCCGACGTGGACCAGGGCGTGCGCGCGGTCGCCGCGGGTGCTGACGACTACCTCGTCAAGGGCGAGACCGACCCGGCCCTGCTGGGCCGGTCCCTGCGCTACGCCCTCCAGCGCCGCCACGTGGTCACGCAGCGCCGCGCCCTGTTCCGCAGCGAGGTGCGGGCGGCCGAGACCGCGCGCCTCGAGCGGGCCCTGCTCCCGACGCCGCTCGTCGCCGACGAGCACGTGTCGGTCATGGTCGGCTACCTGCCGGGACGTGACGGCCTGCTCGGCGGCGACTTCTTCGACACGGTCGAGCGGGCGGACGGCACCGTGCTGTCGGTCATCGGCGACGTCTCGGGGCACGGCCCGGACGAGGCGGCGCTCGGCGCCACGCTGCGCACGGCGTGGCGCACGCTCGTGCTCACCGACACCCCCGCCGCCCGGATCCTGCCGCTGCTCGAGCGGGTGCTGCTGACCGAGCGCGCGGGCCCCGACGTCTTCGTGACCCTGTGCATGCTCGTGATCGAGCCCGGCCGCACCGCGGTCGACGTGTACCTCGCGGGCCACCTGGCACCCCTGCTCATCACCGGCCCGGCAGGCGGGGCGCGGTGCGCGCCGGTAGTGCCGAGCGCGCGCGGGCGGGCGCTCGGCATCCCGGTCGAGGGCGGCTGGCAGCCGCAGCGGCTCGAGCTCGAGGGCCCGTTCTCCGTCGTGCTGTACACCGACGGCCTCGTCGAGGCCGAGGTCACGCCCGACGCCGCGCCCGTCCTCCCGCGCCGCGGCGTACCGCGCCTCGGGGTCGAGGGGCTGCTCCGCGTGTTCGAGGCGGAGCTCGCGAACGAGGTCACCGGCGTCGTCGAGCGCGTCCTGCGTCGCGTCCGCGAGCTGCACGGTGGCCCGCTCGTCGACGACGCCGCCGTGCTGTCGGTCGGCTGGACCGCCGACGACGCCGTCGCCGGGGAGCGCTCCTCCACGCTCGCCGACTCGGTCGAGTGGGCGCGATGA
- a CDS encoding response regulator has product MRRGDDRGVVQVLLVEDDPGDVLMTREALDDHHVPNQLHVVPDGVAAIDFLRKQGAYAGAPTPDLVLLDLNLPRMHGHEVLGAIKGDPALARIPVVVLTTSDAEDDIVASYSLHANAYVTKPVDFDQFVEVVRKIDDFFVSVVRLPAR; this is encoded by the coding sequence GTGAGACGCGGTGACGACCGGGGCGTCGTGCAGGTCCTGCTGGTCGAGGACGACCCGGGCGACGTCCTCATGACGCGCGAGGCGCTCGACGACCACCACGTGCCCAACCAGCTCCACGTGGTGCCCGACGGCGTCGCGGCCATCGACTTCCTGCGCAAGCAGGGCGCCTACGCGGGCGCCCCCACGCCGGACCTGGTGCTGCTGGACCTCAACCTGCCCCGCATGCACGGCCACGAGGTGCTCGGCGCGATCAAGGGCGACCCGGCGCTCGCCCGCATCCCGGTCGTCGTCCTGACCACGTCGGACGCCGAGGACGACATCGTCGCCTCGTACTCGCTGCACGCGAACGCCTACGTGACCAAGCCGGTCGACTTCGACCAGTTCGTCGAGGTCGTCCGCAAGATCGACGACTTCTTCGTCTCGGTGGTGCGGCTCCCCGCCCGCTGA